The following proteins are co-located in the Scylla paramamosain isolate STU-SP2022 chromosome 37, ASM3559412v1, whole genome shotgun sequence genome:
- the LOC135091276 gene encoding 26S proteasome non-ATPase regulatory subunit 11-like isoform X2, with protein sequence MASCRSPVPLRMTKEGLLNKESEEDDVVKREAGILALAEQYKKAGQAHQLAQLIKDTRPFLSQISKAKAAKLVRTMVDMFLDLEATTGLEVEVCRDNIEWSKLERRTFLRQSLEARLVALFYDTAQYSEALALGSQLLKELKKLDDKNLLVEVQLWESKTYHALGNLPKARAALTSARTTANGIYCPPKLQAALDLQSGILHAAEEKDFKTAFSYFYEAFEGYDSIDSPKALTALKYMLLSKIMLQCPEDVHSIVSGKLALRHSGSHVDAMKGIAAASSKRSLADFKVTLGKYKEELEGDMIVKAHLNTLYDSMLEQNLCRIIEPYSRVQVSYVSQTIGLPQDTVERKLSQMILDSKLTGILDQGAGVLIVWDPVTKDKTYEYALDTIKAMEKVVDVLYQKAKKLT encoded by the exons ATGGCGTCCTGCAGGTCTCCGGTGCCGCTGAGAATGACAAAGGAGGGGCTGTTAAACAAAG AATCTGAGGAGGATGATGTAGTGAAGCGGGAGGCCGGCATCCTGGCGCTGGCCGAGCAGTACAAGAAAGCGGGCCAGGCACACCAGCTGGCACAGCTCATCAAGGACACACGGCCGTTCCTCTCCCAGATCTCCAAGGCCAAGGCGGCCAAACTGGTGCGCACCATGGTGGACATGTTCCTGGACCTGGAGGCTACCACGGGcctggaggtggaggtgtgccGGGACAACATCGAGTGGTCCAAGCTGGAGCGACGCACCTTCTTGCGGCAGTCCCTGGAGGCGCGGCTTGTGGCACTCTTCTACGACACAGCACAGTACTCGGAGGCACTGGCGCTGGGCTCCCAGCTGCTGAAGGAGCTCAAGAAGCTGGATGACAAGAACCTTCTGGTGGAGGTCCAGCTGTGGGAGAGTAAGACATACCATGCCCTCGGTAACCTACCCAAGGCTCGCGCTGCCCTTACCTCAGCCCGCACCACGGCCAATGGCATCTACTGTCCCCCCAAGCTGCAGGCTGCCCTGGACCTGCAGTCTGGCATCCTGCACGCTGCCGAGGAGAAGGACTTCAAGACGGCCTTCTCCTATTTCTACGAGGCCTTCGAGGGCTACGACAGCATCGACAGCCCCAAGGCCCTCACAGCCCTCAAATACATGCTGCTGTCCAAGATCATGCTGCAGTGCCCCGAGGATGTGCACAGCATCGTGAGCGGCAAGCTGGCGTTGCGGCACAGCGGCTCCCATGTGGATGCCATGAAGGGCATTGCGGCAGCCAGCAGCAAGCGCTCCCTGGCAGACTTCAAGGTGACGCTGGGCAAGTacaaggaggagctggagggagACATGATCGTGAAGGCGCACCTCAACACCCTGTACGACAGCATGCTGGAGCAGAACCTGTGCCGCATCATTGAGCCATACAGCCGCGTGCAGGTGTCCTACGTGAGCCAGACCATCGGCCTGCCGCAGGACACCGTGGAGCGCAAGCTGTCCCAGATGATCCTGGACTCCAAGCTGACGGGCATCCTGGACCAGGGCGCCGGCGTGCTCATCGTGTGGGATCCTGTCACCAAGGACAAGACCTACGAGTACGCCCTGGACACCATTAAGGCCATGGAGAAGGTGGTGGACGTGCTCTATCAGAAGGCCAAGAAGCTAACGTAA
- the LOC135091276 gene encoding 26S proteasome non-ATPase regulatory subunit 11-like isoform X1, with product MAAATLVERAPSLPLSKMEIDANLLSNLESEEDDVVKREAGILALAEQYKKAGQAHQLAQLIKDTRPFLSQISKAKAAKLVRTMVDMFLDLEATTGLEVEVCRDNIEWSKLERRTFLRQSLEARLVALFYDTAQYSEALALGSQLLKELKKLDDKNLLVEVQLWESKTYHALGNLPKARAALTSARTTANGIYCPPKLQAALDLQSGILHAAEEKDFKTAFSYFYEAFEGYDSIDSPKALTALKYMLLSKIMLQCPEDVHSIVSGKLALRHSGSHVDAMKGIAAASSKRSLADFKVTLGKYKEELEGDMIVKAHLNTLYDSMLEQNLCRIIEPYSRVQVSYVSQTIGLPQDTVERKLSQMILDSKLTGILDQGAGVLIVWDPVTKDKTYEYALDTIKAMEKVVDVLYQKAKKLT from the exons ATGGCTGCCGCTACCCTCGTTGAGAgagctccctccctccctctctcaaaaATGGAGATAGACGCAAATCTTCTCAGCAATCTAG AATCTGAGGAGGATGATGTAGTGAAGCGGGAGGCCGGCATCCTGGCGCTGGCCGAGCAGTACAAGAAAGCGGGCCAGGCACACCAGCTGGCACAGCTCATCAAGGACACACGGCCGTTCCTCTCCCAGATCTCCAAGGCCAAGGCGGCCAAACTGGTGCGCACCATGGTGGACATGTTCCTGGACCTGGAGGCTACCACGGGcctggaggtggaggtgtgccGGGACAACATCGAGTGGTCCAAGCTGGAGCGACGCACCTTCTTGCGGCAGTCCCTGGAGGCGCGGCTTGTGGCACTCTTCTACGACACAGCACAGTACTCGGAGGCACTGGCGCTGGGCTCCCAGCTGCTGAAGGAGCTCAAGAAGCTGGATGACAAGAACCTTCTGGTGGAGGTCCAGCTGTGGGAGAGTAAGACATACCATGCCCTCGGTAACCTACCCAAGGCTCGCGCTGCCCTTACCTCAGCCCGCACCACGGCCAATGGCATCTACTGTCCCCCCAAGCTGCAGGCTGCCCTGGACCTGCAGTCTGGCATCCTGCACGCTGCCGAGGAGAAGGACTTCAAGACGGCCTTCTCCTATTTCTACGAGGCCTTCGAGGGCTACGACAGCATCGACAGCCCCAAGGCCCTCACAGCCCTCAAATACATGCTGCTGTCCAAGATCATGCTGCAGTGCCCCGAGGATGTGCACAGCATCGTGAGCGGCAAGCTGGCGTTGCGGCACAGCGGCTCCCATGTGGATGCCATGAAGGGCATTGCGGCAGCCAGCAGCAAGCGCTCCCTGGCAGACTTCAAGGTGACGCTGGGCAAGTacaaggaggagctggagggagACATGATCGTGAAGGCGCACCTCAACACCCTGTACGACAGCATGCTGGAGCAGAACCTGTGCCGCATCATTGAGCCATACAGCCGCGTGCAGGTGTCCTACGTGAGCCAGACCATCGGCCTGCCGCAGGACACCGTGGAGCGCAAGCTGTCCCAGATGATCCTGGACTCCAAGCTGACGGGCATCCTGGACCAGGGCGCCGGCGTGCTCATCGTGTGGGATCCTGTCACCAAGGACAAGACCTACGAGTACGCCCTGGACACCATTAAGGCCATGGAGAAGGTGGTGGACGTGCTCTATCAGAAGGCCAAGAAGCTAACGTAA
- the LOC135091279 gene encoding multifunctional methyltransferase subunit TRM112-like protein has translation MKLITHNMLTSKGMKNVKEGFPLKIQAEEMRNVDIDYDRDFITRMIPKLDWKALVFAAQCVGHKEDLPDTLPDGYENDNELLKRLHHVLLEVEVISGCLECPETQRKFPISNGIPNMLLNEDEV, from the exons ATGAAGCTCATCACACACAACATGCTCACTAGTAAGGGGATGAAGAATGTGAAGGAAGGATTCCCTCTCAAGATTCAG GCAGAGGAAATGAGGAACGTGGACATCGACTACGACCGGGACTTTATCACCAGGATGATCCCCAAGCTGGACTGGAAGGCCCTGGTGTTTGCTGCCCAGTGT GTCGGCCACAAAGAGGACCTCCCAGACACTTTACCGGATGGCTATGAGAACGACAACGAACTCCTGAAGCGTCTCCACCACGTACTCCTTGAG GTGGAGGTGATCAGCGGGTGCCTGGAGTGCCCTGAGACGCAGAGAAAGTTCCCAATCAGCAACGGCATTCCCAACATGTTATTGAATGAGGACGAGGTGTAG
- the LOC135091276 gene encoding uncharacterized protein LOC135091276 isoform X3, with amino-acid sequence MLSPARRLCFLLPCLGFLCVLQHPSLRLQQQDPPPLPPQYVMASPPPTPEEKVLAAFPPSRAARMASSEVAAANLTRSLDALLLVMEGPTARCRKLIRQGGNSWVGIYDGDKMVCLDAPSSPTLPTSSSSSSSSCLVYSFGSGGDFTFDAAMSQLGCHVMVFEDTPLLDGLGRHPFKRVTFLHILLSTDEDVHLVKSYNTPSSSPVSSPLSSTPPISSPLSTSHISHSSSNSSIHKHHFFLHRPLDNIMYLLHHHHHQLDYLKIDIDGGEFEALEHSIFKTDILQRTRQLGVEIHLTRLLDDEVMSNPDILTSVIANYTRVLHGLVERGMRLVHFQPNARKPGRVEVAGRTVWVYAEQLWVNTRLRPDVRGSSHLPAEEDFDELEMA; translated from the exons ATGTTATCTCCAGCAAGACGTTTATGCTTCCTGCTGCCGTGTTTGGGGTTCCTGTGTGTCCTGCAGCATCCATCCCTGCGCCTCCAGCAACAAG atcctcctcctcttcccccacaaTATGTCATGGCCTCCCCGCCTCCCACACCGGAAGAGAAGGTGCTGGCTGCCTTCCCTCCGTCACGCGCTGCTCGGATGGCAAGTAGCGAGGTGGCAGCTGCAAACCTCACACGCTCCCTTGACGCGCTGCTGTTGGTGATGGAAGGACCCACGGCGCGCTGCAGGAAGCTGATCAGACAGGGCGGGAACTCATGGGTTGGGATTTACGATGGTGACAa aatgGTATGCCTCGACGCTCCTTCATCCCCAacactccccacctcctcctcctcctcctcctcctcctgcctcgtgTACTCCTTCGGGTCAGGCGGGGACTTCACCTTCGACGCAGCCATGTCACAGCTGGGATGTCACGTGATGGTCTTCGAGGACACGCCGCTGCTGGATGGACTCGGCAGACACCCGTTCAAGAG AGTCACCTTCCTACACATCCTTCTGTCAACTGATGAAGACGTGCATTTGGTCAAGAGTTACAacaccccctcttcctctcctgtatcctctcccctctcctccacaccacCCATCTCCTCCCCACTCTCCACATCTCAcatctcccattcctcctctaaTTCCTCCATTCACAAGCACCATTTTTTTCTGCACCGTCCTCTTGATAATATAATGTAcctactgcaccaccaccaccatcagctgGACTACCTCAAAATTGACATTGATGGGGGAGAGTTTGAGGCCCTCGAGCACTCCATCTTCAAG ACAGATATCCTACAGAGGACAAGACAGCTGGGTGTTGAGATCCACCTGACACGCCTTCTTGATGATGAAGTGATGTCTAACCCTGACATCCTCACCTCTGTCATTGCCAACTATACCAG aGTGCTCCATGGGCTGGTAGAAAGAGGAATGAGGCTGGTGCACTTTCAGCCCAACGCACGCAAGCCAGGGCGGGTGGAGGTGGCAGGGAGGACAGTGTGGGTGTATGCAGAGCAGCTGTGGGTCAACACCAGACTGAGGCCAGATGTGAGAGGGTCCAGCCACTTGCCAGCTGAGGAGGACTTTGATGAGCTGGAGATGGCTTAG
- the LOC135091276 gene encoding uncharacterized protein LOC135091276 isoform X4 has product MASPPPTPEEKVLAAFPPSRAARMASSEVAAANLTRSLDALLLVMEGPTARCRKLIRQGGNSWVGIYDGDKMVCLDAPSSPTLPTSSSSSSSSCLVYSFGSGGDFTFDAAMSQLGCHVMVFEDTPLLDGLGRHPFKRVTFLHILLSTDEDVHLVKSYNTPSSSPVSSPLSSTPPISSPLSTSHISHSSSNSSIHKHHFFLHRPLDNIMYLLHHHHHQLDYLKIDIDGGEFEALEHSIFKTDILQRTRQLGVEIHLTRLLDDEVMSNPDILTSVIANYTRVLHGLVERGMRLVHFQPNARKPGRVEVAGRTVWVYAEQLWVNTRLRPDVRGSSHLPAEEDFDELEMA; this is encoded by the exons ATGGCCTCCCCGCCTCCCACACCGGAAGAGAAGGTGCTGGCTGCCTTCCCTCCGTCACGCGCTGCTCGGATGGCAAGTAGCGAGGTGGCAGCTGCAAACCTCACACGCTCCCTTGACGCGCTGCTGTTGGTGATGGAAGGACCCACGGCGCGCTGCAGGAAGCTGATCAGACAGGGCGGGAACTCATGGGTTGGGATTTACGATGGTGACAa aatgGTATGCCTCGACGCTCCTTCATCCCCAacactccccacctcctcctcctcctcctcctcctcctgcctcgtgTACTCCTTCGGGTCAGGCGGGGACTTCACCTTCGACGCAGCCATGTCACAGCTGGGATGTCACGTGATGGTCTTCGAGGACACGCCGCTGCTGGATGGACTCGGCAGACACCCGTTCAAGAG AGTCACCTTCCTACACATCCTTCTGTCAACTGATGAAGACGTGCATTTGGTCAAGAGTTACAacaccccctcttcctctcctgtatcctctcccctctcctccacaccacCCATCTCCTCCCCACTCTCCACATCTCAcatctcccattcctcctctaaTTCCTCCATTCACAAGCACCATTTTTTTCTGCACCGTCCTCTTGATAATATAATGTAcctactgcaccaccaccaccatcagctgGACTACCTCAAAATTGACATTGATGGGGGAGAGTTTGAGGCCCTCGAGCACTCCATCTTCAAG ACAGATATCCTACAGAGGACAAGACAGCTGGGTGTTGAGATCCACCTGACACGCCTTCTTGATGATGAAGTGATGTCTAACCCTGACATCCTCACCTCTGTCATTGCCAACTATACCAG aGTGCTCCATGGGCTGGTAGAAAGAGGAATGAGGCTGGTGCACTTTCAGCCCAACGCACGCAAGCCAGGGCGGGTGGAGGTGGCAGGGAGGACAGTGTGGGTGTATGCAGAGCAGCTGTGGGTCAACACCAGACTGAGGCCAGATGTGAGAGGGTCCAGCCACTTGCCAGCTGAGGAGGACTTTGATGAGCTGGAGATGGCTTAG